From the Manihot esculenta cultivar AM560-2 chromosome 3, M.esculenta_v8, whole genome shotgun sequence genome, one window contains:
- the LOC110612002 gene encoding phosphate transporter PHO1, with protein MVKFSKELEAQLIPEWKEAFVNYWQLKKHIKKIKLSRKSKQTQQVLNHEFGVSIFDPVRFFACKFSNYFFRSDSKTEIIQVRRKTMEEGDHHEEIYQTELLQLFSEEDEVRVFFERLDEELNKVNQFYKDRESELLERGELLNKQLQILLDLKQILNNRRRKPNAAGVFNNLSSWSSSPRNSNYSETTNETNDNSGESSEADEVIAALEKNGVNFINSGSRSKTKKGKPKMAMRIDIPATTPTRTISAITSMLWEDLVNNPKKEAAPAGDFINKKKVQCAEKMIRGAFVELYRGLGLLKTYSSLNMVAFTKILKKFDKVANQQASASYLKAVKRSHFISSDKVVRLMDEVESIFTKHFANNDRKKAMKFLRPQQQKESHMVTFFVGLFTGCFVSLFSVYAILAHLSGIFKPNTERSYVETVYPVFSVFALLSLHLFMYGCNLFMWKSTRINYNFIFEFQPTTALKYRDAFLICTTFMTSVVASMVIHLLLRANGFSPTHVDAIPGILLLIFMALLFCPFDIFYRSTRYCFLRVIRNIICSPFYKVLMVDFFMADQLTSQIPLMRHLESTACYFLAGSFRTHRYETCQNGRLYRELAYVISFLPYYWRAMQCARRWFDECDVNHLANMGKYVSAMVAAGARLTYARQENHLWFGIVLVTSALATVYQLYWDFVKDWGLLNPKSKNLWLRDDLILKNKSIYYISIALNVVLRVVWVETVMRFRFNIVESRMLDFFLASLEVIRRGHWNFYRLENEHLNNVGKFRAVKTVPLPFRETDSDG; from the exons ATGGTCAAGTTCTCAAAGGAGCTTGAAGCTCAACTCATCCCTGAATGGAAGGAAGCCTTTGTTAACTACTGGCAACTCAAGAAACACATTAAGAAGATTAAACTCTCAAgaaaatcaaaacaaacccaACAAGTACTTAACCATGAATTTGGTGTCTCCATTTTCGACCCTGTTCGCTTCTTCGCTTGCAAATTCTCCAACTATTTCTTCCGCTCCGATTCCAAAACTGAGATCATTCAG GTGAGAAGAAAAACCATGGAGGAAGGTGATCATCATGAAGAAATCTACCAAACTGAGCTTCTTCAGTTGTTCTCCGAGGAAGACGAG GTGAGGGTGTTTTTCGAGAGATTAGATGAAGAACTTAACAAAGTGAACCAGTTTTACAAGGATAGAGAAAGTGAGTTGCTCGAGAGAGGAGAGCTTCTTAACAAGCAGCTTCAGATTTTGTTAGATCTCAAACAAATTCTCAACAACCGCCGCCGGAAGCCCAATGCTGCCGGAGTTTTTAATAATCTTTCTTCATGGTCATCTTCCCCCCGGAATTCTAATTATTCTG AGACCACCAACGAAACGAATGATAACTCAGGAGAATCATCAGAAGCTGATGAAGTAATAGCAGCACTAGAGAAAAATGgggtaaattttataaattcagGCAGCAGGTCGAAAACGAAGAAAGGGAAGCCAAAAATGGCTATGAGAATAGACATTCCTGCTACCACTCCAACAAGAACAATCTCAGCTATTACGTCTATGCTTTGGGAAGATTTGGTTAATAATCCCAAAAAGGAAGCAGCTCCTGCAGGAGATTTCATTAACAAGAAGAAGGTCCAGTGTGCTGAGAAGATGATTAGAGGAGCTTTCGTCGAGCTTTACAGAGGCCTTGGCCTCCTCAAAACTTACAG CTCACTCAACATGGTGGCTTTTACCAAAATACTCAAGAAATTTGAcaag GTAGCAAACCAGCAGGCATCAGCAAGTTATCTAAAAGCAGTGAAGAGATCCCACTTCATTAGCTCTGATAAG GTGGTTAGGTTAATGGATGAAGTGGAGTCCATTTTCACAAAGCACTTCGCCAACAATGACAGGAAAAAGGCAATGAAGTTCCTCAGACCCCAGCAGCAGAAGGAGTCTCACATGGTCACCTTTTTTGTtg GCTTGTTTACAGGTTGTTTTGTGTCCCTGTTTAGTGTATATGCAATCTTGGCACATTTGTCTGGCATTTTTAAGCCCAATACTGAGAGATCATATGTGGAGACTGTCTATCCTGTTTTCAG TGTGTTTGCTTTGTTAAGCTTGCATTTGTTCATGTATGGGTGCAACCTCTTCATGTGGAAGAGCACAAGGATCAATTACAATTTCATTTTTGAATTTCAACCCACCACAGCCCTCAAGTATAGAGATGCATTTCTTATTTGCACCACTTTCATGACCTCTGTTGTCGCTTCAATGGTAATCCATCTTCTCTTGAGGGCTAATGGCTTTTCCCCCACACATGTTGATGCCATTCCTGGAATTCTACTCCTA ATTTTCATGGCGTTGCTTTTCTGCCCATTTGACATCTTCTATCGCTCAACACGGTACTGCTTCCTTCGTGTTATTCGCAACATAATCTGCTCTCCATTTTATAAG GTTTTGATGGTAGACTTTTTCATGGCAGATCAACTTACTAGCCAG ATTCCACTGATGAGGCACTTGGAATCCACGGCATGCTACTTTTTAGCAGGGAGTTTTCGAACACATAGATACGAAACCTGCCAAAATGGAAGGCTATATAGGGAGCTAGCTTATGTCATTTCATTTTTGCCGTATTATTGGCGAGCTATGCAG TGTGCAAGAAGATGGTTTGATGAATGTGACGTTAACCATTTAGCAAACATGGGGAAGTATGTTTCTGCCATGGTAGCAGCCGGTGCCAGGTTAACTTACGCTAGGCAAGAGAATCATCTATGGTTTGGTATAGTGTTGGTTACTTCTGCTTTGGCTACAGTTTATCAGTTATACTGGGATTTTGTCAAGGATTGGGGGCTTCTCAATCCAAAATCCAAGAATCTTTGGCTAAGAGATGATTTGATTCTAAAGAACAAGAGCATCTACTACATTTCCATT GCCTTGAACGTAGTTCTGAGGGTCGTTTGGGTGGAGACTGTTATGCGGTTCCGTTTCAATATAGTAGAGTCAAGAATGTTGGATTTTTTCTTGGCTTCTTTAGAGGTTATTAGGAGAGGCCATTGGAATTTCTACAG ACTGGAGAATGAGCATCTGAACAATGTTGGCAAGTTCAGGGCAGTGAAGACAGTCCCCTTACCGTTCCGAGAGACAGATTCTGATGGCTGA
- the LOC110612003 gene encoding long-chain-alcohol oxidase FAO1: MKKDWHPLLRGKREGKYRHGFSSAEMITLGSICEAAFPPIHIDEKEPQPSKAVKDFFRASGAHNSIPDELAELVVQRGFIEIVIVMRLVLLILSTRVGTLLLCGSLCLGEKWPYINSFSSMSLEKREKVLQKWFKHRFFTPIRVGLIFLKVGCLYVFFNRVDENGENPSWEAIDYKTKSDKNPTQVPNERPLQEGVIETMFETDSTLVDNLTQKGLEVTKDPGHNLYKINCDVAIVGSGCGGGVAAAMLATSGQKVVVLEKGNYFTANDYSGLEGPSKKELYESGGVLPTVDGKVMILAGSVVGGGSAINWSACINTPKPVLKEWAENHKLRLFGSSEYLAAMDTVCKRIGVTENCIEEGFQNQVLRKGCQKLGFEINSVPRNSSEKHYCGSCGYGCQQGDKKGTDSTWLVDAVNHGAVILTGCKAERFILEHNKSGSKRKKKCLGVMARSLNNNISMRFQIEAKVTISACGALLTPPLMIASGLKNPNIGRNLHLHPVLMAWGYFPDSNSELKGKSYDGGIITSVHKVVAKDSTTRAIIETPQLGPASLASLIPWECGRDIKNRMLRFSRTAHLIAIIRDQGSGQVKVEGRVSYNLNALDRENLKAGLRQSLRILVAAGAVEVGTHRSDGQRIKCEGISNKELEEFLDRVAPCGGPLTPVKDWMIYTSAHQMGSCRMGINEKEGAVDENGESWEAEGLFVCDASVLPSAVGVNPMITVQSTAYCLSKRLAESLRREQ, translated from the exons ATGAAGAAGGACTGGCATCCACTGTTGAGAGGGAAAAGAGAGGGAAAATACAGACATGGGTTCTCATCAGCAGAGATGATAACACTAGGAAGCATATGTGAAGCTGCGTTTCCACCAATTCATATTGATGAAAAGGAACCTCAACCAAGCAAGGCTGTGAAAGATTTCTTTAGAGCTTCTGGTGCTCACAACTCTATACCTGATGAG CTTGCAGAACTTGTGGTGCAGAGGGGGTTCATAGAAATCGTGATTGTGATGAGATTGGTGTTGCTGATTCTTTCAACTAGAGTTGGGACACTGTTGCTGTGCGGGTCTCTTTGTTTAGGTGAAAAATGGCCTTACATCAATAGTTTCTCGAGCATGTCATtggagaaaagagaaaaagttTTGCAGAAGTGGTTCAAGCACAGGTTTTTCACGCCCATTAGAGTTGGGCTCATTTTCCTTAAAGTCGGCTGCCTTTATGTTTTCTTCAATCGG GTGGACGAAAATGGTGAGAACCCATCATGGGAAGCCATCGACTACAAGACGAAGAGTGATAAAAATCCAACCCAAGTTCCAAATGAGAGGCCTCTTCAAGAAGGAGTAATAGAAACTATGTTTGAAACTGACTCCACTCTTGTCGACAACCTTACACAGAAAGGACTGGAAGTTACAAAAGATCCTGGACACAACCTCTACAAAATCAATTGTGATGTTGCCATTGTGGGCTCTGGTTGTGGAGGAGGTGTTGCTGCCGCTATGCTTGCAACTTCCGGCCAAAAGGTGGTTGTTCTGGAGAAAGGGAACTATTTCACTGCCAATGACTATTCTGGTCTGGAAGGCCCTTCCAAGAAAGAGCTATATGAATCAGGGGGAGTCCTTCCGACTGTTGATGGGAAAGTGATGATATTGGCAGGATCAGTAGTTGGAGGAGGTTCTGCTATTAACTGGTCTGCATGTATCAACACACCAAAGCCTGTACTTAAGGAATGGGCTGAGAATCACAAACTTCGTCTCTTTGGAAGCTCTGAATATCTTGCTGCCATGGATACTGTCTGTAAGAGAATTGGAGTTACAGAGAACTGTATAGAGGAGGGGTTTCAAAATCAAGTACTTAGAAAAGGGTGTCAGAAACTTGGCTTTGAAATCAATTCAGTCCCTCGAAATTCCTCAGAGAAACATTACTGTGGAAGTTGTGGTTACGGTTGTCAACAAGGAGACAAGAAGGGGACTGATTCTACATGGCTGGTTGACGCTGTTAATCATGGCGCAGTAATCTTAACAGGATGCAAGGCAGAGAGATTCATTTTAGAACATAACAAGAGTGGaagtaaaaggaaaaagaaatgcCTGGGAGTTATGGCAAGATCACTGAACAATAACATTTCTATGAGATTCCAAATTGAGGCCAAAGTAACAATCTCTGCATGTGGAGCTCTTCTTACCCCACCTTTAATGATTGCTAGTGGATTGAAGAATCCAAACATCGGTCGTAACCTTCATCTCCACCCAGTTCTAATGGCCTGGGGCTATTTTCCGGATTCAAATTCAGAGCTCAAGGGGAAATCCTACGATGGAGGAATAATTACTTCAGTTCACAAGGTGGTAGCAAAAGACTCTACTACAAGGGCCATCATAGAAACTCCTCAACTCGGACCAGCATCGCTTGCTTCATTGATTCCTTGGGAGTGTGGACGAGACATAAAGAACAGAATGCTTAGATTCTCCAGAACTGCTCACTTGATAGCGATAATCAGGGATCAGGGTTCTGGCCAAGTTAAAGTGGAAGGACGAGTAAGCTACAACTTAAATGCATTGGATAGAGAAAATCTCAAGGCTGGCCTGCGGCAATCACTGAGGATTTTAGTAGCTGCTGGAGCTGTCGAAGTGGGTACGCATCGAAGTGATGGGCAGAGAATAAAATGTGAAGGGATTAGCAACAAGGAGCTTGAAGAATTTCTAGACAGAGTTGCTCCATGTGGAGGGCCATTAACACCAGTGAAGGACTGGATGATCTATACCTCAGCCCATCAAATGGGGAGTTGCAGGATGGGCATTAATGAAAAAGAAGGTGCAGTTGATGAGAATGGAGAGAGTTGGGAAGCAGAAGGCCTATTTGTCTGTGATGCAAGTGTTCTCCCAAGTGCTGTCGGAGTCAACCCTATGATTACTGTCCAGTCCACTGCTTACTGTCTCTCTAAGAGATTGGCAGAGTCTTTAAGGAGAGAACAGTAA
- the LOC110610959 gene encoding kinesin-like protein KIN-10A, giving the protein MAPTPSSSSKLNQTRSIKTPQSKHRLNFTSARTPNPHPSPNPNSTLKETPQGDHPIEVIGRIRDYPDRKEKFNSILPANPDTLRVRADIGYRDFTLDGISFSEEEDLDAFYKKFVESRINGVKLGNKCTIMTYGPTGSGKSHTMFGCSKQPGIVYRSLKHILGEGEEASEGCDGERLGMGTFVQVTVLEIYNEEIYDLLSSNGGSGFGFGWPKGGNGSKVKLEVMGKKAKNATYISGTEAGKISKEIQKVEKRRIVKSTLCNDQSSRSHCMIILDVPTVGGRLMLVDMAGSENIEQAGQNTLEAKMQTAKINQGNNALKRVVESIANGDSHVPFRDSKLTMLLQDSFEDDKSKILMILCASPDPKEIHKTICTLEYGAKAKCIIRGPHTPIKDKVGTDDSSGVILGSKIAAMDQFIYKLQMENKQREKERNEAHKQLKKKEEEVAALRALIEGKGSAASEEEINLKVNERTKLLKLELEKKLEECQRMAEECVELERRRMEERILQQQQEIEMLRRRLEEIESELCHPREESSSFARRLLRVFADEDPGMVKSMDLDMGDQEAFAPDVKCVDMAVQTSIQRVDQDAFVPHYGGKICLSTVFEEEEIEEEEDKEKVEDEEVEKGVIEVKRIVDRSGSGMDFDAGSSPQKFEASNGSERCVNSGHQNEFVNVDSASSRRLRIQNIFTLCGNHRELSQQIGTPAPAKELFEESKENYNPSKENNDAQIDVHVKWQATKGNNGKFITMFKVVRDATLADLRKLIEIHLGADNQAFSFLVLGDPTGAPVPKEKESAFEAIKLPICNNKSQGYLACLQPLNHLPLSPHPVTPLENKLPLSPLENKLPLTCDGLSPKLAQHLSSTPFITLRKY; this is encoded by the exons ATGGCCCCtacaccttcttcttcttctaaatTAAACCAAACCCGCTCGATCAAGACTCCACAATCTAAACATCGTCTCAATTTTACTTCAGCAAGAACCCCAAATCCACATCCATCTCCAAACCCAAACTCAACGCTCAAAGAAACCCCTCAAGGAGACCATCCCATTGAAGTTATTGGTCGGATTCGTGACTATCCTgacagaaaagaaaagttcaattcAATCTTGCCAGCAAATCCTGATACTCTTCGTGTCCGCGCTGATATTGGGTATAGAGATTTTACTCTTGACGGGATTTCTTTCTCCGAGGAAGAAGATCTCGATGCCTTCTACAAGAAGTTTGTGGAATCAAGGATTAATGGGGTCAAACTGGGAAACAAATGCACCATAATGACGTATGGCCCAACAGGGTCGGGCAAGAGCCACACCATGTTCGGGTGCTCAAAGCAGCCTGGGATTGTGTATAGGTCATTAAAGCATATActgggagaaggagaagaagcgaGTGAAGGGTGTGATGGGGAGAGATTGGGGATGGGCACATTTGTGCAAGTTACAGTTTTGGAGATATACAATGAGGAAATTTACGATCTTTTGTCAAGCAATGGTGGAAGCGGATTTGGATTTGGGTGGCCCAAAGGTGGAAATGGATCCAAG GTAAAACTTGAAGTAATGGGCAAAAAGGCAAAAAATGCTACATATATATCTGGGACTGAAGCTGGAAAAATTTCGAAGGAGATTCAGAAAGTGGAGAAGCGAAGGATTGTCAAGAGTACCCTCTGCAATGATCAAAGTTCTAGGAGTCATTGCATG atAATACTGGACGTCCCAACTGTAGGAGGAAGGCTTATGCTTGTTGATATGGCAGGCTCAGAAAACATAGAACAAGCAGGGCAAAACACTCTTGAAGCAAAGATGCAG ACTGCAAAAATCAATCAAGGAAATAACGCATTGAAGAGAGTGGTTGAATCCATTGCAAATGGAGATTCTCATGTACCCTTTAGAGATAGCAAGTTAACTATGCTGCTCCAG GATTCCTTTGAGGATGATAAGTCCAAAATTTTGATGATATTATGTGCAAGTCCAGACCCTAAGGAGATACATAAGACGATCTGCACTCTTGAATATGGAGCAAAAGCAAAGTGTATTATTCGTGGCCCTCATACACCGATTAAGGATAAAGTTGGTACTGATGATTCTTCTGGTGTCATCTTAGGATCCAAGATAGCAGCCATGGACCAATTTATCTATAAGCTACAAATGGAGAACAAgcaaagagagaaagaaagaaatgaggCTCACAAACAgcttaaaaagaaagaagaagaagttgctgcATTGAGAGCACTTATTGAGGGGAAGGGATCTGCAGCAAGTGAAGAAGAGATCAACTTGAAGGTGAATGAACGCACAAAGTTGTTGAAACTTGAGTTGGAAAAGAAGTTGGAAGAGTGTCAGAGAATGGCTGAAGAGTGTGTTGAATTGGAGAGGAGAAGAATGGAAGAAAGGATACTGCAACAGCAACAGGAAATCGAAATGCTGAGAAGACGTTTGGAAGAAATTGAATCTGAGCTATGCCATCCAAGGGAAGAAAGCAGCAGCTTTGCCAGAAGGCTGTTGAGAGTTTTTGCTGATGAGGATCCAGGGATGGTGAAATCAATGGATTTGGACATGGGTGATCAAGAAGCATTTGCTCCTGATGTGAAATGTGTAGACATGGCTGTTCAAACTAGCATCCAACGTGTTGATCAAGATGCTTTTGTGCCACATTATGGTGGCAAGATATGTCTGAGCACTGTATTTGAGGAAGAAGAgatagaagaagaggaagacaAAGAGAAAGTGGAAGACGAGGAAGTGGAGAAAGGAGTGATAGAGGTGAAGAGGATTGTTGACAGGTCTGGCTCTGGAATGGATTTTGATGCAGGCTCTTCTCCTCAGAAATTTGAGGCCTCTAATGGATCAGAGAGGTGTGTAAATTCAGGACATCAAAACGAATTTGTGAATGTTGATTCAGCCTCTTCAAGACGATTAAGAATCCAAAATATATTTACACTTTGTGGAAACCACAGAGAGCTGTCACAACAGATCGGAACTCCAGCACCTGCAAAGGAGTTGTTTGAAGAAAGTAAAGAAAACTACAATCCCTCAAAAGAAAACAATGATGCACAGATTGATGTGCACGTGAAATGGCAGGCAACCAAAGGAAATAATGGCAAGTTCATCACAATGTTCAAGGTTGTAAGGGATGCAACACTTGCTGATCTGCGAAAGCTGATCGAAATCCATCTTGGTGCTGATAATCAAGCATTTTCATTTCTTGTTCTTGGA GATCCCACTGGAGCACCTGTTCCGAAAGAGAAGGAATCAGCATTTGAGGCCATAAAACTCCCCATTTGCAACAACAAGTCACAGGGTTACCTTGCTTGCTTGCAGCCATTGAATCATCTCCCTTTAAGCCCTCATCCAGTGACTCCCCTGGAAAACAAACTCCCACTGAGTCCCCTGGAAAACAAACTCCCACTCACATGTGATGGGCTATCACCTAAACTAGCTCAGCACCTTAGTTCTACACCCTTCATTACTCTACGAAAATATTGA